In Streptomyces sp. NBC_00091, the following proteins share a genomic window:
- a CDS encoding allantoate amidohydrolase: MWNELRPIGRDGGSGGYRRYAWTGADADCRGWFKAQAESRGLAYEVDRNGNQWAWLGDPLAGDAVVTGSHLDSVPDGGAFDGPLGVVSSFAALDELRARGAAFTRPLAITNFGDEEGARFGLACVGSRLTAGQLTREKAYELRDADGISLPQAMEAAGYDPDAIGADPERLARIGAFVELHVEQGRALDLSGDRVGIASAIWPHGRWRFDFHGEANHAGTTRLVDRRDPMLTYAQTVLAAREEAALAGAVATFGKIAVEPNGVNAIPSLVRGWLDSRAADQATLDTVVTAIEKAARERAERDGIDLRIVRESFTPVVEFEHALRDELNRILGGAVPVLGTGAGHDAGILSGSIPTAMLFVRNPTGVSHSPAESAEEDDCVAGVLALADVLEGLACR; the protein is encoded by the coding sequence ATGTGGAACGAGCTGCGCCCCATCGGCCGCGACGGCGGCAGCGGCGGGTACCGCCGGTACGCCTGGACCGGCGCCGACGCCGACTGTCGCGGCTGGTTCAAGGCGCAGGCCGAGTCCCGCGGGCTCGCCTACGAGGTGGACCGCAACGGCAACCAGTGGGCCTGGCTCGGCGACCCCCTCGCGGGCGACGCCGTCGTCACCGGCTCCCACCTGGACTCCGTCCCCGACGGCGGCGCCTTCGACGGCCCCCTCGGCGTGGTCTCCTCCTTCGCCGCCCTGGACGAACTGCGCGCCCGGGGCGCCGCGTTCACCAGGCCGCTGGCCATCACCAACTTCGGTGACGAGGAAGGTGCCCGCTTCGGCCTCGCCTGCGTCGGCTCCCGGCTCACCGCCGGACAGCTGACCAGGGAGAAGGCGTACGAACTCCGCGACGCGGACGGCATCTCCCTCCCGCAGGCCATGGAGGCCGCCGGGTACGACCCCGACGCCATCGGGGCCGACCCCGAACGCCTCGCCCGCATCGGCGCCTTCGTCGAGCTGCACGTGGAACAGGGCCGCGCCCTGGACCTCTCCGGGGACCGGGTGGGCATCGCCTCCGCCATCTGGCCGCACGGCCGCTGGCGGTTCGACTTCCACGGCGAGGCCAACCACGCCGGCACCACCCGCCTGGTGGACCGCCGCGACCCGATGCTCACGTACGCGCAGACCGTCCTCGCCGCCCGCGAGGAGGCCGCCCTCGCCGGCGCCGTCGCCACCTTCGGCAAGATCGCGGTCGAGCCGAACGGGGTCAACGCCATCCCCTCCCTCGTCCGCGGCTGGCTCGACTCCCGCGCCGCCGACCAGGCCACCCTCGACACGGTCGTCACGGCCATCGAGAAGGCGGCCCGCGAGCGCGCCGAGCGGGACGGCATCGACCTGCGGATCGTGCGCGAGTCCTTCACCCCCGTGGTCGAGTTCGAGCACGCCCTGCGCGACGAGCTCAACCGGATCCTGGGCGGGGCCGTCCCCGTCCTCGGCACCGGTGCGGGACACGACGCCGGGATCCTCTCCGGATCGATCCCGACCGCGATGCTGTTCGTACGCAACCCCACCGGCGTCTCGCACTCCCCGGCCGAATCCGCCGAGGAGGACGACTGCGTCGCCGGTGTCCTCGCACTCGCCGACGTACTGGAAGGTCTCGCGTGCCGGTAA
- a CDS encoding diaminopimelate decarboxylase translates to MAAETHTVTHAHDPSALRDQAVRAAVGQGLLDREPVVCLLDVAGIRASAAALADAFAAAVAPGTPVLHTFAVKAAPLVPVLRLLAGAGIGCEVASPGELALARAAGVPAERTVLDSPAKTPAELREALALGIAVNADNRQELERLDALVAAAPTRSPLGLRINPQTGAGAIDALSTATATSKFGFPLRDPGARERLVRDFLERPWLTRLHTHSGSQGVPLSLIAEGVRELHALAEEINAAAGERRIDTLDIGGGLPVNFTSDEHTPGWAAYVDALRAAAPALFDGSYGLVTEFGRSLLAKHGLVLARVEYTKVTGGRPIALTHAGVQLATRTVYAPAAWPLRILAYDAKGAPRTGVPVAQDIAGPACFAGDLLATARELPELAPGDVIAVPDTGAYFFTAHYGYNSLPRPAVHGFTADGPGGAIRFALARPAQSLAEIVAEAGGAFGDALL, encoded by the coding sequence ATGGCTGCCGAGACGCACACGGTGACGCACGCGCACGACCCCTCCGCCCTGCGTGACCAGGCCGTACGCGCCGCCGTCGGGCAGGGACTGCTGGACCGCGAGCCGGTGGTCTGTCTGCTGGACGTGGCCGGGATCCGCGCCTCCGCCGCCGCCCTGGCGGACGCGTTCGCGGCCGCGGTGGCGCCCGGCACGCCGGTCCTGCACACCTTCGCGGTGAAGGCCGCCCCGCTCGTCCCCGTCCTGCGGCTGCTCGCCGGCGCCGGGATCGGCTGCGAGGTGGCCAGCCCGGGCGAGCTGGCGCTGGCCCGGGCCGCCGGGGTCCCGGCGGAGCGGACGGTACTGGACTCCCCCGCGAAGACGCCGGCGGAGCTGCGCGAGGCACTGGCCCTGGGGATCGCGGTCAACGCCGACAACCGGCAGGAGCTGGAGCGCCTCGACGCCCTGGTGGCCGCGGCCCCCACCCGCTCCCCGCTCGGGCTGCGGATCAACCCCCAGACGGGCGCCGGGGCCATCGACGCCCTGTCCACGGCCACCGCCACCTCCAAGTTCGGCTTCCCGCTGCGCGACCCGGGGGCCCGCGAGCGGCTCGTACGGGACTTCCTGGAGCGGCCGTGGCTGACCCGGCTGCACACCCACTCGGGCTCGCAGGGAGTGCCGCTGTCCCTGATCGCGGAGGGGGTGCGGGAGCTGCACGCGCTCGCCGAGGAGATCAACGCGGCGGCCGGGGAGCGGCGGATCGACACCCTCGACATCGGCGGCGGGCTGCCGGTGAACTTCACCTCGGACGAGCACACCCCCGGCTGGGCCGCGTACGTCGACGCCCTGCGCGCGGCGGCGCCGGCGCTCTTCGACGGCTCGTACGGGCTGGTCACCGAGTTCGGCCGGTCCCTGCTGGCCAAGCACGGGCTCGTGCTGGCCCGGGTCGAGTACACGAAGGTCACCGGGGGCCGGCCCATCGCCCTGACCCACGCGGGAGTCCAGCTGGCCACCCGCACCGTGTACGCCCCGGCGGCCTGGCCGCTGCGGATCCTCGCGTACGACGCCAAGGGCGCCCCGCGGACCGGCGTCCCGGTGGCGCAGGACATCGCGGGCCCGGCCTGCTTCGCGGGGGACCTGCTGGCCACCGCCCGGGAGCTGCCGGAGCTGGCCCCGGGCGACGTGATCGCCGTCCCGGACACGGGCGCGTACTTCTTCACGGCCCACTACGGCTACAACAGCCTCCCCCGCCCGGCCGTCCACGGCTTCACGGCCGACGGCCCGGGCGGCGCGATCCGCTTCGCCCTGGCGCGCCCGGCGCAGTCCCTCGCGGAGATCGTCGCGGAGGCGGGCGGCGCGTTCGGGGACGCGCTGCTGTAG
- a CDS encoding MurR/RpiR family transcriptional regulator, whose amino-acid sequence MNDSPAARLQQLFEGHRLTPTQRRIAHCMVRGAAEVPFLSSVELAELAGVSQPSVTRFAVALGFDGYPALRRHLREVAPAGRPEPAQQDAYNEYQQAVQGEIENLRRLSAMLADPAPVEEAGRLLAASAPLPVLGLRAASSQARGFAYFAAKVHPDVRLLDEGGSMLADRIDAAAAAGASALLCFALPRHPREVVEALDHARAAGLTAVTVADSAFAPVARHSDLLIPAPVGTGLAFDTACAPMLLGRVLLEAMADALPDAQARLESFDARAAARGLFVE is encoded by the coding sequence ATGAACGACAGCCCGGCCGCACGGCTGCAGCAGCTGTTCGAGGGACACCGGCTGACGCCGACCCAGCGGCGGATCGCGCACTGCATGGTGCGCGGCGCGGCGGAGGTGCCCTTCCTGTCGAGCGTGGAACTCGCCGAGCTGGCCGGGGTGAGCCAGCCCTCGGTGACCCGGTTCGCCGTGGCCCTGGGGTTCGACGGGTACCCGGCGCTGCGGCGGCACCTGCGCGAGGTGGCTCCGGCCGGGCGGCCGGAGCCCGCGCAGCAGGACGCGTACAACGAGTACCAGCAGGCCGTCCAGGGCGAGATCGAGAACCTGCGCAGGCTCTCGGCGATGCTCGCGGATCCGGCGCCGGTCGAGGAGGCGGGCCGGCTGCTCGCGGCCTCGGCCCCGCTGCCGGTGCTGGGGCTGCGGGCGGCGTCCTCGCAGGCGCGCGGGTTCGCGTACTTCGCCGCCAAGGTGCACCCGGACGTACGGCTCCTCGACGAGGGCGGCTCCATGCTCGCCGACCGGATCGACGCGGCGGCCGCCGCCGGGGCCTCGGCGCTGCTGTGCTTCGCGCTGCCGCGCCACCCCCGCGAGGTGGTGGAGGCCCTGGACCACGCGCGGGCGGCCGGGCTGACGGCGGTGACGGTCGCCGACTCGGCCTTCGCACCCGTCGCCCGGCACTCGGACCTGCTGATCCCGGCGCCGGTCGGTACCGGGCTGGCCTTCGACACGGCGTGCGCGCCGATGCTGCTGGGCCGGGTGCTGCTGGAGGCGATGGCGGACGCGCTGCCGGACGCGCAGGCGCGGCTGGAGTCCTTCGACGCGCGGGCCGCGGCGCGCGGGCTGTTCGTCGAGTAG
- the hutU gene encoding urocanate hydratase, translating to MSGPRPVRAARGTELSTLGWQQEAALRMLQNNLDPEVAEHPDKLVVYGGTGKAARDWRSYDAMVRTLQTLKQDETMLVQSGRPVGVMQTHEWAPRVLLANSNLVGDWANWEEFRRLENLGLTMYGQMTAGSWIYIGTQGILQGTYETFAAVAAKLHSIGKGGVNGTLAGTITLTAGLGGMGGAQPLAVTMNDGVAICIDVDPRAIERRIEHRYLDVKADNLRHALQLATEARDARKPLSIGLLGNAAELLPQMLAEGAPIDIVTDQTSAHDPLAYLPVGVDFEDMASYAAKDPAGFTTRARESMATHVEAMVGFMDAGAEVFDYGNSIRGEAQLAGYDRAFAFPGFVPAYIRPLFCEGKGPFRWAALSGEASDIHKTDKAMLELFPENESLHRWIKMAGERVHFQGLPARICWLGYGERDKAGERFNEMVADGTLAAPLVIGRDHLDCGSVASPYRETEAMLDGSDAIADWPLLNAMVNVASGASWVSIHHGGGVGMGRSIHAGQVTVADGTPLAGEKIRRVLTNDPGMGVIRHVDAGYDIAETVADERGVRVPMREGDSA from the coding sequence ATGTCAGGACCCCGCCCCGTACGGGCCGCGCGAGGCACCGAGCTCAGCACCCTGGGATGGCAGCAGGAGGCCGCCCTCCGGATGCTCCAGAACAACCTCGACCCCGAGGTCGCCGAGCACCCCGACAAGCTCGTCGTCTACGGCGGCACCGGCAAGGCCGCGCGCGACTGGCGCTCGTACGACGCGATGGTGCGCACCCTCCAGACCCTCAAGCAGGACGAGACCATGCTGGTCCAGTCCGGCCGCCCGGTCGGCGTGATGCAGACCCACGAGTGGGCGCCGCGCGTCCTGCTCGCCAACTCCAACCTGGTGGGCGACTGGGCCAACTGGGAGGAGTTCCGCCGCCTGGAGAACCTGGGCCTGACCATGTACGGCCAGATGACGGCCGGCTCCTGGATCTACATCGGCACCCAGGGCATCCTCCAGGGCACCTACGAGACCTTCGCCGCGGTCGCCGCAAAGCTGCATTCAATTGGTAAGGGAGGGGTCAACGGGACCCTGGCCGGCACCATCACCCTCACCGCCGGCCTCGGCGGCATGGGCGGCGCCCAGCCGCTGGCCGTGACGATGAACGACGGCGTCGCCATCTGTATCGACGTCGACCCGCGCGCCATCGAGCGCCGCATCGAGCACCGCTACCTGGACGTGAAGGCCGACAACCTCCGCCACGCCCTCCAGCTGGCCACCGAGGCCCGCGACGCCCGCAAGCCGCTCTCCATCGGCCTCCTCGGCAACGCCGCCGAGCTGCTCCCGCAGATGCTGGCCGAGGGCGCCCCGATCGACATCGTCACCGACCAGACGAGCGCCCACGACCCGCTCGCCTACCTCCCCGTCGGCGTCGACTTCGAGGACATGGCCTCCTACGCCGCCAAGGACCCGGCCGGCTTCACCACCCGCGCCCGCGAGTCCATGGCCACGCACGTCGAGGCCATGGTCGGCTTCATGGACGCCGGCGCCGAGGTCTTCGACTACGGCAACTCCATCCGCGGCGAGGCCCAGCTGGCCGGCTACGACCGCGCCTTCGCCTTCCCCGGCTTCGTCCCCGCCTACATCCGCCCGCTGTTCTGCGAGGGCAAGGGCCCCTTCCGCTGGGCCGCCCTGTCCGGCGAGGCCTCGGACATCCACAAGACCGACAAGGCCATGCTGGAACTCTTCCCCGAGAACGAGTCCCTGCACCGCTGGATCAAGATGGCCGGCGAGCGCGTCCACTTCCAGGGCCTGCCCGCCCGCATCTGCTGGCTCGGCTACGGCGAGCGCGACAAGGCCGGCGAGCGCTTCAACGAGATGGTCGCCGACGGCACCCTCGCCGCCCCCCTGGTCATCGGCCGCGACCACCTGGACTGCGGCTCGGTGGCCTCCCCGTACCGCGAGACCGAGGCCATGCTCGACGGCTCCGACGCGATCGCCGACTGGCCGCTGCTCAACGCCATGGTCAACGTGGCCTCCGGCGCCTCCTGGGTGTCCATCCACCACGGTGGCGGCGTCGGCATGGGCCGCTCGATCCACGCGGGCCAGGTCACCGTCGCCGACGGCACCCCGCTGGCCGGCGAGAAGATCCGCCGCGTCCTCACCAACGACCCCGGCATGGGCGTCATCCGCCACGTCGACGCCGGCTACGACATCGCCGAGACGGTCGCCGACGAGCGCGGCGTCCGCGTCCCCATGCGTGAGGGTGACTCCGCGTGA
- a CDS encoding LPXTG cell wall anchor domain-containing protein — translation MSDRKRSTALALASALAGSAVLLAAPAAHADVVDVQYNCQTPIGDKSAVSPIDIKAVKEGDGYKLTMSFQKGVSSSPIELGKGAMNPSAVIMADGAEKASVPVSGPPNPEAAPANTPIKITDLSGTYTPKKSGKVTFTAGVLTIKAMGTTTTCTPGNSPGPSLEMEVTAAGGGAPQPGADGADSGGTLPQTGPADSALALGTLGATVLLSGAAGALWLTRRGGPAQRTRS, via the coding sequence GTGTCCGACCGGAAACGCTCCACCGCCCTGGCACTGGCCTCCGCGCTCGCCGGATCCGCGGTCCTGCTCGCCGCCCCCGCGGCCCACGCCGACGTGGTCGACGTCCAGTACAACTGCCAGACCCCCATCGGGGACAAGTCGGCGGTCTCGCCCATCGACATCAAGGCCGTCAAGGAGGGCGACGGCTACAAGCTGACGATGTCCTTCCAGAAGGGCGTCTCCTCCAGCCCCATCGAGCTCGGCAAGGGCGCGATGAACCCCAGCGCCGTCATCATGGCCGACGGCGCCGAGAAGGCCTCCGTACCGGTCTCCGGACCCCCCAACCCCGAGGCCGCGCCCGCCAACACCCCCATCAAGATCACCGACCTCTCGGGCACCTACACCCCGAAGAAGAGCGGCAAGGTCACCTTCACCGCCGGGGTCCTCACCATCAAGGCCATGGGGACCACCACCACCTGCACCCCCGGCAACAGCCCGGGGCCCTCCCTGGAGATGGAGGTGACGGCGGCCGGCGGCGGCGCCCCGCAGCCCGGCGCCGACGGCGCCGACAGCGGCGGCACCCTCCCGCAGACCGGCCCCGCCGACTCCGCCCTCGCCCTCGGCACCCTCGGCGCCACCGTGCTGCTCTCCGGCGCCGCCGGAGCGCTCTGGCTGACCCGCCGCGGCGGGCCGGCCCAGCGGACCCGGTCCTGA
- the hutI gene encoding imidazolonepropionase, protein MTTTVITNIGSLVTNDPALGEGPLGLLEDAAVVIDGDKVAWVGAAAKAPQADDAFDAAGRALIPGFVDSHSHLVFAGDRTAEFNARMSGRSYSAGGIRTTVAATRAATDAELEANLLRHLDEARRQGTTTFETKSGYGLTVADEARALRIASAHTEEVTYLGAHIVSPDYADDPAGYVDLVTGEMLAACAPYARWVDVFCEKGAFDGDQARAILTAGAAAGLIPRVHANQLSYGPGVQLAVELEAASADHCTHLTDADVDALAQAAGTTVATLLPGAEFSTRAQWPDARRLLDAGVTVALSTDCNPGSSYTSSMPFCIALAVRDMGMTPDEALWAATAGGARALRRADIGRLAPGARADLALLEAPSHVHLAYRPGVPLVSAVWQRGVRAA, encoded by the coding sequence GTGACCACCACCGTCATCACGAACATCGGCAGCCTCGTCACCAACGACCCCGCCCTCGGCGAGGGCCCCCTCGGCCTCCTCGAGGACGCGGCCGTCGTCATCGACGGCGACAAGGTCGCGTGGGTCGGCGCGGCAGCCAAGGCTCCGCAAGCCGACGACGCCTTCGACGCGGCCGGCCGCGCCCTGATCCCCGGCTTCGTCGACTCCCACAGCCACCTGGTCTTCGCCGGCGACCGCACCGCCGAGTTCAACGCCCGGATGTCCGGCCGCAGCTACTCCGCCGGCGGCATCCGCACCACCGTCGCCGCCACCCGCGCCGCCACCGACGCCGAGCTGGAGGCCAACCTCCTGCGCCACCTCGACGAGGCCCGCCGCCAGGGCACCACCACCTTCGAGACCAAGTCCGGCTACGGCCTCACCGTCGCCGACGAGGCCCGTGCCCTGCGCATCGCCTCCGCGCACACCGAGGAGGTCACCTACCTCGGCGCGCACATCGTCTCCCCCGACTACGCCGACGACCCGGCCGGTTACGTCGACCTCGTCACCGGCGAGATGCTGGCGGCCTGCGCCCCGTACGCGCGCTGGGTGGACGTCTTCTGCGAGAAGGGCGCCTTCGACGGCGACCAGGCCCGCGCCATCCTCACGGCCGGCGCCGCCGCCGGGCTGATCCCGCGCGTCCACGCCAACCAGCTGTCCTACGGCCCCGGCGTACAGCTGGCCGTGGAGCTGGAGGCCGCCTCCGCCGACCACTGCACCCACCTCACCGACGCCGATGTGGACGCCCTCGCCCAGGCGGCCGGCACGACCGTCGCCACCCTGCTGCCCGGCGCCGAGTTCTCCACCCGCGCCCAGTGGCCCGACGCCCGCCGGCTGCTCGACGCGGGCGTCACCGTCGCCCTGTCCACCGACTGCAACCCCGGTTCCTCGTACACGAGTTCCATGCCGTTCTGCATCGCGCTCGCCGTCCGGGACATGGGCATGACCCCCGACGAGGCCCTGTGGGCCGCCACCGCCGGCGGGGCCCGCGCGCTGCGCCGCGCGGACATCGGCCGCCTGGCCCCCGGCGCCCGCGCGGACCTGGCCCTGCTCGAAGCCCCCAGCCACGTCCACCTCGCCTACCGCCCGGGCGTCCCGCTGGTCTCCGCCGTCTGGCAGCGCGGGGTCCGCGCCGCCTGA
- a CDS encoding response regulator transcription factor: protein MTRVLLAEDDASISEPLARALRREGYEVEVREDGPTALDAGLQGGVDLVVLDLGLPGMDGLEVARRLRAEGHGFPILVLTARADEVDTVVGLDAGADDYVTKPFRLAELLARVRALLRRGATEASQAPATHGVRIDVESHRAWMGEEELQLTAKEFDLLRVLVRDAGRVVTRDQLMREVWDTTWWSSTKTLDMHISWLRKKLGDDAANPRYIATVRGVGFRFEKS from the coding sequence ATGACGCGTGTACTGCTCGCCGAGGACGACGCATCCATCTCGGAACCCCTGGCCCGCGCCCTGCGCCGGGAGGGGTACGAGGTCGAGGTCCGGGAGGACGGCCCCACCGCCCTGGACGCCGGACTGCAGGGCGGCGTCGACCTCGTCGTCCTGGATCTGGGCCTGCCCGGCATGGACGGCCTGGAGGTGGCCCGCCGCCTGCGCGCCGAAGGCCACGGCTTCCCGATCCTGGTCCTCACCGCCCGTGCCGACGAGGTCGACACGGTGGTCGGCCTGGACGCCGGCGCCGACGACTACGTGACCAAGCCCTTCCGGCTCGCCGAGCTGCTCGCCCGCGTCCGGGCCCTGCTGCGGCGCGGCGCCACCGAGGCCAGCCAGGCCCCCGCCACCCACGGCGTGCGCATCGACGTCGAGTCGCACCGCGCCTGGATGGGCGAGGAGGAGCTCCAGCTCACCGCGAAGGAGTTCGACCTGCTGCGCGTCCTGGTCCGGGACGCCGGCCGGGTCGTCACCCGCGACCAGCTGATGCGCGAGGTCTGGGACACCACCTGGTGGTCCTCCACCAAGACCCTCGACATGCACATCTCCTGGCTGCGCAAGAAGCTGGGCGACGACGCCGCGAACCCCCGCTACATCGCCACCGTCCGTGGCGTCGGCTTCCGCTTCGAGAAGAGCTGA
- a CDS encoding peptide MFS transporter, translated as MASSLTKDSASPGAEKTFFGHPRGLATLFMTEMWERFSYYGMRALLVLYLVSGGVDAATGSQGGGLGFTAATATAIYSVYVALVYLMALPGGWFGDRVWGARKTVAIAGGVIMAGHLALALPGQISFFIGLLLVAVGSGLLKANISTMVGHLYKGVDDPRRDSGFTIFYIGINMGALLAPVGIGMVGELVNWHLGFALAAVGMGIGLAVYLLAGRTLDPKSSLVPNPLSPAERKAVIVKALAVLAVIAVFYTAVTMADMFTIKWALYPITIVGLIIPVAVLVRIKRDKDLTPGEQTKMSAYIWFFVAAAVFWMIYDQGGSTLSLFGDKNSERSLFGWEVPTVIFQSLNPAFVVALAPIFAAAWLALARRNREPSTIVKFSVALVIVGASFFVFALPLNQTAGNDTKVTMWWLVLIFLMHTLAELCLSPVGLSVTTKMAPQKYSSQMMGVWFLAVTAGDCVTGLLGLAEVKLDGVGVILFQAAAAVLAGLAIYMYRKKVNVLMGDMN; from the coding sequence ATGGCTTCCAGCCTGACGAAGGACTCGGCGTCCCCGGGCGCCGAAAAGACCTTCTTCGGCCACCCCCGTGGCCTGGCCACTCTGTTCATGACCGAGATGTGGGAGCGCTTCTCCTACTACGGCATGCGCGCACTTCTCGTTCTGTACCTGGTCTCCGGCGGTGTCGACGCCGCGACCGGCAGCCAGGGCGGAGGCCTCGGCTTCACCGCGGCGACGGCCACGGCGATCTACTCCGTGTACGTGGCGCTGGTCTACCTCATGGCCCTGCCCGGCGGCTGGTTCGGCGACCGCGTCTGGGGCGCCCGCAAGACCGTCGCCATCGCCGGCGGCGTGATCATGGCGGGCCACCTGGCGCTCGCGCTGCCCGGCCAGATCTCGTTCTTCATCGGTCTGCTGCTGGTCGCGGTCGGCTCCGGTCTGCTGAAGGCCAACATCTCCACGATGGTCGGCCACCTGTACAAGGGTGTGGACGACCCGCGCCGCGACAGCGGCTTCACGATCTTCTACATCGGCATCAACATGGGTGCCCTCCTCGCCCCGGTCGGCATCGGCATGGTCGGCGAGCTCGTGAACTGGCACCTCGGCTTCGCGCTCGCCGCCGTCGGCATGGGCATCGGCCTCGCGGTCTACCTGCTCGCCGGCCGCACGCTGGACCCGAAGAGCAGCCTCGTCCCGAACCCGCTGAGCCCGGCCGAGCGCAAGGCCGTGATCGTCAAGGCCCTCGCGGTCCTGGCTGTCATCGCCGTGTTCTACACCGCCGTGACCATGGCCGACATGTTCACGATCAAGTGGGCGCTGTACCCGATCACCATCGTCGGTCTGATCATCCCGGTCGCCGTTCTCGTCCGCATCAAGCGCGACAAGGACCTGACCCCGGGCGAGCAGACCAAGATGAGCGCCTACATCTGGTTCTTCGTGGCCGCCGCCGTCTTCTGGATGATCTACGACCAGGGCGGTTCGACCCTGTCGCTGTTCGGCGACAAGAACTCCGAGCGCAGCCTGTTCGGCTGGGAAGTCCCGACCGTCATCTTCCAGTCGCTGAACCCGGCCTTCGTGGTGGCCCTGGCCCCGATCTTCGCCGCCGCGTGGTTGGCCCTGGCCCGCCGCAACCGCGAGCCCAGCACCATCGTGAAGTTCTCGGTGGCCCTGGTCATCGTCGGCGCCTCGTTCTTCGTGTTCGCCCTTCCGCTGAACCAGACCGCCGGCAACGACACCAAGGTCACCATGTGGTGGCTGGTGCTGATCTTCCTGATGCACACCCTCGCCGAGCTGTGCCTGTCTCCGGTCGGCCTGTCGGTCACCACGAAGATGGCGCCGCAGAAGTACTCCTCCCAGATGATGGGCGTGTGGTTCCTCGCCGTCACCGCCGGTGACTGCGTCACCGGTCTGCTCGGCCTGGCCGAGGTGAAGCTGGACGGCGTGGGCGTGATCCTCTTCCAGGCGGCCGCCGCTGTGCTCGCTGGTCTCGCGATCTACATGTACCGCAAGAAGGTCAACGTGCTCATGGGTGACATGAACTGA
- a CDS encoding formimidoylglutamate deiminase, translated as MPVKTFWLEHAWLDTHVEPGVALDVSQDGRIAAVRTGAVTPPPGAEILRGLTLPGLANAHSHAFHRALRGTVQVGSGTFWTWRETMYSVAQNLTPDSYYALARAVYAEMALAGITSVGEFHYLHHAPGGAAYADPNAMGEALIAAADAAGIRITLLDTAYLSSGFGEAPNTHQLRFSDGTAEAWAERASALKERAHARIGAAIHSVRAVPAGQLGTVAQWAEARRAPLHVHLSEQTAENEACEAAHGVTPTRLLADHGVLGPRTTGVHNTHLTDADIALLGGTTTGTCMCPTTERDLADGIGPAVRLQRAGSPLSLGSDSHAVIDLLEEARAMELNERLASRTRGHWTAAALLRAATADGHAALGWSDAGTLEPGALADFTTIALDSVRTAGPVPRLGAETAVFAASAADVRHTVVGGRHVVRDGHHTLVGDVASALSESIAAVRG; from the coding sequence GTGCCGGTAAAGACGTTTTGGCTGGAGCACGCCTGGCTCGACACGCACGTGGAGCCGGGCGTGGCCCTGGACGTTTCCCAGGACGGCCGGATCGCCGCGGTCCGCACCGGGGCGGTCACCCCGCCGCCGGGCGCGGAGATCCTGCGGGGCCTGACCCTCCCCGGCCTGGCCAACGCCCACTCGCACGCCTTCCACCGCGCCCTGCGCGGCACCGTCCAGGTGGGCAGCGGCACCTTCTGGACCTGGCGCGAGACCATGTACTCCGTCGCCCAGAACCTCACCCCCGACTCGTACTACGCGCTCGCCCGCGCCGTGTACGCGGAGATGGCCCTGGCCGGCATCACCTCCGTCGGCGAGTTCCACTACCTGCACCACGCCCCCGGCGGCGCGGCGTACGCCGACCCCAACGCCATGGGCGAGGCCCTCATCGCGGCCGCCGACGCGGCCGGCATCCGCATCACCCTGCTCGACACCGCGTACCTGTCCTCGGGCTTCGGCGAGGCGCCGAACACGCACCAGCTGCGCTTCAGCGACGGCACCGCCGAGGCCTGGGCCGAGCGGGCCTCCGCCCTCAAGGAGCGCGCGCACGCCCGGATCGGCGCCGCGATCCACTCCGTACGCGCCGTCCCCGCGGGCCAGCTCGGCACGGTCGCGCAGTGGGCCGAGGCCCGCCGCGCCCCGCTGCACGTCCACCTCTCCGAGCAGACCGCGGAGAACGAGGCCTGCGAGGCCGCCCACGGGGTCACGCCCACCCGGCTGCTCGCCGACCACGGGGTGCTCGGCCCGCGCACCACCGGCGTGCACAACACGCACCTGACCGACGCGGACATCGCCCTCCTCGGCGGCACCACCACCGGCACCTGCATGTGCCCCACCACCGAACGCGACCTCGCCGACGGCATCGGACCGGCCGTCCGCCTCCAGCGGGCCGGCAGCCCGCTCTCGCTGGGCAGCGACAGCCACGCCGTCATCGACCTCCTCGAGGAGGCCCGGGCGATGGAGCTGAACGAGCGGCTGGCCAGCCGTACGCGCGGCCACTGGACCGCCGCCGCCCTGCTCCGCGCCGCGACCGCCGACGGCCACGCGGCCCTCGGCTGGTCGGACGCGGGCACCCTGGAGCCGGGGGCGCTGGCCGACTTCACGACCATCGCGCTGGACTCCGTGCGGACGGCGGGTCCCGTGCCGCGGCTCGGCGCCGAGACCGCGGTCTTCGCCGCCTCGGCGGCGGACGTCCGGCACACGGTGGTGGGCGGCCGCCATGTGGTCCGCGACGGCCACCACACCCTTGTCGGCGACGTCGCGTCGGCCCTGTCCGAGTCCATCGCAGCCGTCCGCGGCTGA